From the Natrarchaeobaculum aegyptiacum genome, one window contains:
- a CDS encoding VOC family protein yields MGVHTLAHVELYSPDIEASLEHWLETAGMYLRHEEGDSYYLAAYGDWQDFTLVLHEGDEWGCKNVAWKVSDEDDLESYQERIEESGYDAEFVDSEKPGIGNTLRFDYPGASPEYMELVYDVARAFDTVPEENRSRLKNQPTRKPEQGAGYRRIDHVNFNLSNASECAQWFQDVLDFNLREEGLGPDGEQLAAWLSVSPLVHEIAFVTPPEDGNALDKIDHVAYYMDGGQAGELERTADLLKERNIEIVGGPARHGISQAHFMYYVTPGGNKVEVFSGGYLIFDPEWEPITWTPEDGSDGFVWWGGKAGSHARRQYDFVPTDETDWSEHDAYPIRTRPEQEPPE; encoded by the coding sequence ATGGGTGTCCATACCCTAGCGCACGTCGAACTGTATAGCCCAGATATCGAAGCATCTCTCGAACACTGGCTGGAAACTGCTGGTATGTACCTTCGGCACGAAGAGGGAGATTCCTACTACCTGGCTGCGTATGGAGACTGGCAGGACTTTACCCTCGTTTTGCACGAAGGAGATGAGTGGGGCTGCAAAAATGTCGCCTGGAAAGTGAGTGACGAAGACGATCTGGAATCGTACCAAGAACGAATCGAAGAATCTGGTTACGACGCGGAGTTCGTCGACTCTGAAAAGCCGGGAATCGGCAATACGCTTCGGTTCGACTATCCTGGTGCTTCACCCGAGTATATGGAACTCGTCTACGATGTTGCTCGTGCATTCGACACAGTTCCAGAAGAAAACCGTTCACGGCTGAAAAATCAACCAACGAGGAAACCAGAACAGGGAGCTGGCTATCGGCGGATTGACCACGTCAATTTCAACCTGAGTAACGCGTCCGAGTGTGCTCAGTGGTTCCAGGATGTCCTCGATTTCAACCTTCGAGAGGAAGGACTTGGACCAGATGGAGAACAGCTCGCTGCATGGCTCAGTGTTTCGCCGCTCGTCCACGAGATCGCGTTCGTAACGCCACCGGAAGATGGCAATGCACTCGATAAAATTGATCACGTCGCTTACTACATGGACGGTGGTCAGGCTGGAGAACTCGAGCGGACTGCAGATCTGCTGAAGGAACGAAACATCGAAATCGTCGGTGGGCCAGCACGCCATGGAATCAGCCAGGCTCACTTCATGTATTACGTTACTCCGGGTGGAAACAAAGTCGAGGTATTCAGTGGTGGCTATCTGATCTTCGACCCAGAGTGGGAACCAATCACGTGGACTCCGGAAGACGGCTCCGATGGATTCGTCTGGTGGGGCGGCAAAGCAGGATCGCATGCTCGTCGTCAGTACGACTTCGTCCCCACCGATGAAACGGACTGGAGTGAACACGACGCGTATCCAATTCGAACTCGGCCTGAGCAGGAACCGCCAGAATAA
- a CDS encoding IclR family transcriptional regulator, with protein sequence MEESDPPRTIHAVEKASEIIRTLAREGTMGVTDLSSELDISKGTIHTHLATLVQEGYIVKQENEYALSLRFLGLAEHVKDRLEIYDMVQEEIDALAEKTSERAQYAVMESNKTVFVYRAEGENAVRASVGIGEYEYPHCTAVGKAMLAYLPNHRLESVIEEHGLPRRTENTISNATDLKNELDTVREREFAIDNEERARGIRCIATPLRDDVGRLLGGISISGPARRLTDERIENDLKDDLLRSANVIEVNSGLDT encoded by the coding sequence ATGGAAGAAAGTGACCCACCCCGGACAATACATGCGGTCGAAAAAGCGTCAGAAATCATTCGAACGCTTGCTAGGGAGGGTACTATGGGTGTCACTGACCTCTCGTCAGAACTCGACATCTCAAAGGGGACCATTCATACCCATCTGGCCACGCTGGTTCAGGAAGGATATATTGTCAAACAAGAGAATGAGTATGCGCTCAGTCTACGTTTTCTGGGGTTAGCTGAACACGTGAAAGACCGCCTCGAGATCTACGATATGGTCCAGGAAGAAATCGACGCGCTCGCTGAAAAAACATCTGAGCGCGCCCAATATGCAGTGATGGAGTCGAATAAAACGGTCTTTGTCTACCGGGCAGAGGGAGAAAACGCGGTAAGAGCCTCAGTTGGTATCGGGGAGTATGAATACCCACATTGCACCGCGGTTGGAAAGGCGATGCTCGCCTATTTACCCAATCACAGACTCGAATCCGTGATAGAAGAACACGGGCTCCCAAGGCGAACGGAGAATACAATATCGAATGCAACCGACCTCAAGAATGAGCTTGACACAGTCCGCGAACGAGAATTCGCGATCGATAACGAAGAACGAGCGAGGGGAATTCGATGTATCGCGACTCCGTTACGTGATGATGTGGGTCGTCTTCTGGGTGGAATTAGTATCTCCGGACCTGCTCGTCGGCTTACTGATGAACGGATTGAAAACGATCTGAAAGACGACTTGCTACGATCAGCTAACGTGATTGAGGTCAATTCCGGGCTAGATACCTGA
- a CDS encoding toluene-4-monooxygenase system B family protein — MAEFPLLVRFRTDDYPTLVPVDSEDTVAEAANKITRVVDSRAHIDHDRSFDVIHNGKVVEDSKIVGETFDPTAYIEIQYEGEDIPDGFGESHPAWNDQSMLEKHPEHLKPE, encoded by the coding sequence ATGGCAGAGTTTCCACTGCTCGTACGGTTCAGGACTGATGACTATCCGACACTCGTGCCTGTCGACTCCGAGGACACAGTAGCGGAAGCAGCTAACAAAATTACTCGTGTCGTCGACAGCAGGGCCCACATCGATCACGATCGGTCGTTCGACGTAATTCATAACGGCAAAGTCGTCGAAGATTCGAAGATAGTCGGTGAAACCTTCGATCCGACGGCGTATATCGAAATCCAATACGAGGGCGAGGATATTCCAGATGGGTTCGGTGAATCTCACCCTGCATGGAATGATCAGAGCATGCTTGAGAAGCACCCCGAACACCTAAAACCAGAATAA
- a CDS encoding Rieske 2Fe-2S domain-containing protein, whose translation MSTENRSNTGEAKHILCDDHDLWADEIRFFDVGGDKIMVWRDKEADLHAYTAMCPHQNRDLEETGERESFCGVHDDDKVMTCAAHSWEFDLETGEGLNPSGPELEEYEIGIEDEQIYVVMEDDGE comes from the coding sequence ATGTCGACAGAAAATCGAAGCAACACTGGCGAGGCAAAGCACATCCTCTGCGATGATCACGATCTATGGGCCGACGAAATCAGGTTTTTCGACGTCGGTGGGGACAAAATAATGGTATGGCGGGATAAAGAGGCTGACCTCCATGCATACACGGCAATGTGTCCCCACCAGAACCGCGATCTGGAAGAAACCGGCGAACGAGAGTCCTTTTGTGGAGTTCACGACGATGATAAGGTCATGACGTGTGCTGCTCATAGCTGGGAATTTGATTTAGAAACAGGTGAGGGACTCAACCCTAGCGGCCCGGAGTTAGAGGAGTACGAAATAGGTATCGAGGACGAGCAAATATACGTGGTCATGGAGGATGATGGAGAATGA
- a CDS encoding MmoB/DmpM family protein, translated as MTKVGPVLRNNEETKAIVEGIKKDTDGEVEVIDRRAYIRVESEDHCVITQDTLDELLGVGAVEVPGGIEEKLSSFKGYIKPQSDKVEFVSDVADTKID; from the coding sequence ATGACTAAAGTAGGTCCTGTCCTTCGGAATAACGAAGAAACGAAGGCTATCGTCGAGGGAATAAAGAAAGACACTGATGGGGAAGTCGAGGTCATTGACCGGCGTGCGTATATCAGAGTCGAATCTGAGGATCACTGCGTAATAACACAGGACACACTCGACGAACTGCTCGGTGTTGGTGCGGTAGAGGTCCCTGGTGGCATTGAAGAAAAACTGTCTTCGTTCAAAGGCTACATAAAGCCTCAATCGGACAAGGTTGAGTTCGTAAGTGACGTTGCCGATACAAAAATTGACTAA
- a CDS encoding IS4 family transposase, translated as MGSVYKPPDSVVVNRIQRAFPSDELRERARATNLIQRERKLDVVALFYTLSLGFAAGSDRSIQAFLERYVEMADCDELSYATFHGWFKPGFVALLREILDEAIENLDTGQTELSGRLERFRDVLIVDATIISLYQDAKDVYALDDDRAGAKLHLTESLSTGLPTRFRTTDASTHERSQLPTGEWVAGALILFDLGYYDFWLFDRIDANDGWFVSRVKENADFEIVEELRTWRGNSIPLEGQSLQAVLDDLKRQEIDVQITLSFDRKRGSGASATRTFRLVGVRNDDSGEYHLYLTNLERDDYRAPDIAQLYRARWEIELLFKELKSRFGLDEINTTDAYIIEALIIMAALSLLMSRVIVDELQKLDAKQRDCADDAAASSTRLPRRRCSHAVERHAHLIQLYLMLDLGYELPDLDSLLLWSSRDPNPHRPRLREQVESGEFW; from the coding sequence GTGGGAAGTGTGTACAAACCACCGGATTCAGTAGTTGTGAACCGAATTCAAAGAGCGTTTCCATCCGATGAGTTGCGCGAGCGTGCTCGCGCAACGAATCTTATCCAGCGAGAGCGGAAACTCGACGTCGTCGCGTTGTTTTACACGCTCTCCCTCGGCTTTGCCGCTGGTTCTGATCGATCCATTCAGGCGTTTCTCGAACGCTACGTCGAGATGGCTGACTGCGACGAACTCTCGTATGCGACGTTTCACGGCTGGTTCAAACCAGGGTTCGTCGCACTCCTTCGAGAGATTCTCGATGAGGCCATCGAGAATCTCGACACCGGCCAAACCGAGCTGAGCGGACGTCTCGAACGATTTCGAGACGTCCTCATCGTCGACGCGACGATCATCTCGCTCTACCAAGACGCCAAAGATGTCTACGCACTCGATGATGACCGAGCCGGGGCGAAACTCCATCTCACCGAATCGCTCTCAACGGGACTTCCAACGCGATTTCGGACGACCGACGCGAGCACCCATGAACGGAGCCAGCTACCCACCGGCGAGTGGGTAGCTGGCGCCCTCATTCTGTTCGATCTCGGCTACTACGATTTCTGGCTGTTCGACCGCATTGACGCCAATGATGGCTGGTTCGTCTCTCGCGTCAAAGAAAACGCAGACTTCGAAATCGTCGAAGAACTCCGGACGTGGCGAGGGAACAGCATTCCGCTAGAAGGCCAGTCGCTGCAGGCCGTCCTCGACGACCTGAAGCGACAGGAAATTGACGTACAGATCACGCTCTCGTTCGACCGCAAACGAGGGTCGGGCGCCAGCGCGACCCGAACCTTCCGATTAGTCGGCGTTCGCAACGATGACAGCGGCGAGTATCATCTGTACCTGACGAATCTGGAGAGAGACGACTACCGCGCGCCCGATATCGCACAGCTCTATCGGGCGCGCTGGGAGATCGAACTGCTGTTCAAAGAACTCAAATCACGGTTCGGTCTGGACGAGATCAACACGACCGACGCCTACATCATCGAGGCGCTGATCATCATGGCAGCACTCTCGCTGCTGATGAGCCGGGTTATCGTCGACGAACTCCAGAAACTGGACGCAAAGCAGCGAGACTGCGCCGACGACGCCGCGGCGTCGTCGACGCGGCTTCCTCGACGACGATGTTCACACGCTGTCGAACGCCACGCTCATCTGATCCAGTTGTACCTGATGTTGGATCTGGGGTACGAGCTACCGGATCTCGATTCGTTGTTGCTGTGGTCGTCACGAGATCCAAATCCACACCGTCCGAGGTTACGTGAACAGGTGGAGTCAGGCGAGTTCTGGTAA
- a CDS encoding YHS domain-containing protein, producing the protein MLPNVRREQWYQTATNTNWEPEYVDKDELFPEEMSGEDKYDLPDDAWEDWEETYKQTAREYYETQGEKDNAVYAVSSAMEQSDLPQALGMGWEDVLKFHFATVPLLERAAVTSEALYARFAPDSAWRHMAHFGAMDELRHAELQLRLPHSFVKEDAQYDWAKKMYHTEDWASVAGRHLFDDFKCSNAIDSALQITFAFETGFTNMQFLALAADAADTGDIEFAEAISSIQTDEARHAQQGTAIIEILDQYDDLDRAQYLVDKSFWRCYKLFSALTGPSMDYYTPVEDREMSWGEFMEEWIVDQFLENIENTGLEKPWYWDDFLETVRRADTSHYMAGGHYHWRPTLPITPPGVTEEDREWLEEKYPGWEERWGEKWDRHAEAMRNDNIEKTVADDLIVLCDLCQLPAIDCDHVHDHNRLRIHEHEGERYFFCSDQCQWIFENEPERYKDHKSILRRFLDGDIQPQNLEGALEHMGMGEENAHERGIDFRAPDWGDDWKDWSDPAAGTGVADD; encoded by the coding sequence ATGCTGCCAAATGTCAGGCGTGAGCAGTGGTATCAGACAGCCACCAATACGAATTGGGAGCCGGAATATGTCGACAAAGACGAACTCTTTCCGGAAGAAATGTCTGGTGAGGACAAGTACGATCTTCCGGACGATGCATGGGAAGACTGGGAGGAGACCTACAAGCAAACGGCACGTGAGTACTACGAAACACAGGGGGAGAAGGATAACGCGGTGTACGCGGTCAGTTCAGCAATGGAGCAGTCTGACCTGCCCCAAGCGCTCGGAATGGGATGGGAAGACGTCCTTAAATTCCATTTCGCAACTGTTCCTCTTCTGGAACGGGCCGCTGTAACATCTGAAGCACTCTACGCTCGGTTTGCACCAGATAGCGCGTGGCGGCACATGGCACATTTCGGTGCAATGGACGAACTTCGTCATGCCGAGTTACAACTTCGACTTCCACATAGCTTCGTGAAGGAAGATGCTCAGTATGACTGGGCAAAAAAGATGTACCACACGGAAGACTGGGCGTCTGTTGCCGGTCGTCATCTCTTCGACGACTTCAAATGTTCCAACGCGATCGATTCTGCACTTCAGATCACGTTCGCCTTCGAAACTGGCTTCACCAACATGCAGTTCCTTGCGCTGGCTGCTGATGCTGCTGATACAGGGGACATCGAATTTGCTGAAGCCATTTCATCAATTCAGACTGACGAGGCACGGCATGCCCAGCAAGGTACTGCGATCATTGAAATTCTGGATCAATACGATGATCTTGACCGTGCACAGTATCTCGTCGACAAGTCGTTCTGGCGATGTTACAAACTGTTCTCTGCACTAACTGGTCCAAGTATGGACTACTATACCCCAGTCGAGGACAGAGAGATGTCCTGGGGTGAATTTATGGAAGAATGGATTGTCGATCAGTTCCTCGAGAACATCGAAAACACAGGTCTCGAAAAGCCATGGTACTGGGACGACTTCCTCGAGACCGTTCGTAGGGCCGATACGAGTCACTACATGGCTGGCGGGCACTACCACTGGCGCCCGACTCTTCCAATTACCCCACCCGGTGTGACCGAGGAAGACCGTGAGTGGCTCGAGGAAAAGTATCCTGGCTGGGAGGAACGATGGGGCGAGAAATGGGATCGTCACGCTGAAGCAATGCGAAACGATAATATCGAAAAGACGGTTGCAGACGACCTCATCGTTCTGTGCGACCTCTGCCAGCTTCCAGCGATTGACTGTGATCACGTCCACGATCACAACCGTCTTCGAATCCACGAACACGAAGGGGAACGGTATTTCTTCTGTTCCGATCAGTGCCAGTGGATCTTCGAAAACGAGCCTGAACGGTACAAAGATCACAAGAGCATCCTCCGGCGCTTCCTCGATGGTGACATCCAGCCTCAGAATCTCGAGGGAGCTCTCGAGCATATGGGGATGGGTGAGGAGAACGCTCATGAACGAGGAATTGACTTCCGTGCACCAGACTGGGGAGATGACTGGAAGGACTGGTCTGACCCAGCAGCTGGCACTGGGGTAGCAGACGACTAG
- a CDS encoding ISH3 family transposase, which yields MPKNPQQADGSIHEDQLLNFLVNTIDEEVSLGLSDNAQIDAEDIYEVLVGACADGTSVSTLCEDSEDSPHQNTVLYHLREKFDLESVEQVGNTLLQKDVLTVLPEQVEVCADLHLRPYYGDEDDTDGLYHSEAKRGTTAFHAYATLYARVQNKRYTLAVRRLTDGDTASSVLAEFLGILDGLDLSVKAVYLDREFYDSKCLTLLQAHNHAYVMPIIRWGQTIKQELSEGWSRVIQHDLTAKLDGHSWTVEFPVYIDCTYQNGRYDEHGVARHGYAADAPFINSPRDARYHYAKRFGIEATYRLSEQSIATTTTQNPVVRLLYVVVSLLLQNVWRYLHWEYVATPRRGGRRLWSWSFKEFIKMLCRATWTALAVRRAVPANRPPDDRFHR from the coding sequence GTGCCTAAGAACCCACAGCAAGCAGACGGTTCAATCCACGAGGACCAGCTCCTTAACTTCCTCGTCAACACGATTGACGAGGAAGTTTCTCTCGGTCTGAGCGATAATGCTCAAATCGATGCTGAAGACATCTATGAGGTCCTCGTCGGCGCGTGCGCCGACGGGACCTCGGTCTCGACACTCTGCGAGGACAGTGAAGACTCTCCTCACCAAAACACCGTTCTGTACCATCTCCGCGAGAAATTCGACCTCGAATCGGTTGAACAAGTTGGGAACACGCTTCTCCAGAAGGACGTACTCACTGTGCTTCCTGAGCAGGTGGAGGTCTGCGCAGACCTCCACCTGCGGCCCTACTACGGTGACGAAGACGACACAGACGGCCTCTATCATTCGGAAGCGAAACGTGGAACTACCGCATTCCACGCCTATGCTACACTCTACGCGCGTGTACAGAACAAGCGCTATACGCTGGCGGTGCGCCGTCTCACCGACGGCGACACCGCCAGCAGCGTCCTCGCCGAGTTTCTCGGTATTCTCGACGGCCTTGACCTCAGCGTCAAGGCCGTCTATCTTGACCGTGAATTCTACGATAGCAAGTGTCTCACGCTGCTTCAGGCGCACAACCACGCCTATGTGATGCCGATCATCCGCTGGGGACAGACGATCAAGCAGGAACTCTCGGAAGGTTGGAGCCGCGTCATCCAGCACGATCTGACGGCGAAACTCGACGGTCACAGCTGGACCGTCGAGTTTCCCGTCTACATCGACTGCACCTACCAAAACGGGCGATACGACGAACACGGGGTGGCGCGTCACGGCTACGCCGCTGACGCGCCTTTCATCAACTCACCACGAGACGCTCGATACCATTACGCGAAACGCTTCGGTATCGAGGCGACGTACCGGCTCTCCGAGCAAAGTATTGCAACAACGACGACACAAAACCCGGTAGTACGGCTGCTGTACGTTGTGGTGAGCTTGCTGTTACAGAACGTCTGGCGGTACTTGCACTGGGAGTACGTGGCGACGCCCCGCCGTGGCGGGCGTCGCCTCTGGTCCTGGTCGTTCAAGGAGTTCATCAAGATGCTGTGCCGGGCAACATGGACGGCCCTCGCGGTGCGTCGGGCCGTCCCTGCAAATCGGCCACCGGACGATCGGTTCCACCGCTAA